One Vibrio tapetis subsp. tapetis DNA segment encodes these proteins:
- the pstA gene encoding phosphate ABC transporter permease PstA, giving the protein MTQSNTNAIKLKKARVVKDNLLNVFIWGAAALTVGFLFWIMWYILSNGLQHVDWNFITDDYTRTGEEHGIWPMIVSTVYMVIASISIAAPLGIMTAIYLTEYAKVGSKLVKIIRFCTESLAGIPSIIFGLFGMTFFVAILGLGFSILSGALTLSILILPVIIRTTEEALMAVPQTFREGSYGLGASKIYTIWRLILPSAMPGILTSVILSIGRVIGESAPVFMTAGMVARIPDSLLDSGRTLTVHLYKLTTELFTIEEWNQAYGTATVLIVVVLLINTVTKLIAAKFNTATY; this is encoded by the coding sequence ATGACTCAGTCAAACACGAATGCAATTAAGCTTAAAAAAGCGCGAGTAGTAAAAGATAACCTACTCAATGTATTTATTTGGGGCGCGGCCGCTCTAACGGTTGGTTTCTTATTTTGGATTATGTGGTACATCCTTTCGAACGGCTTACAGCACGTCGATTGGAACTTCATTACCGACGACTACACGAGAACAGGCGAAGAACACGGTATTTGGCCGATGATCGTCTCGACGGTTTACATGGTTATTGCCTCGATTTCTATCGCAGCACCACTGGGTATCATGACGGCAATCTACTTAACTGAATACGCCAAAGTAGGCAGTAAGTTAGTTAAAATCATCCGTTTTTGTACTGAATCGTTGGCGGGTATCCCATCGATTATCTTCGGTCTGTTTGGTATGACGTTCTTCGTTGCCATTCTTGGCCTTGGCTTCTCGATTCTGTCGGGTGCATTAACCTTGAGTATTCTTATTCTTCCGGTGATTATTCGTACCACTGAAGAAGCTTTGATGGCAGTACCACAAACATTCCGTGAAGGTTCTTACGGTTTGGGTGCTTCAAAAATCTACACTATCTGGCGCTTAATCTTGCCAAGCGCAATGCCAGGCATCTTAACTTCGGTCATTCTTAGTATTGGTCGTGTCATTGGTGAATCTGCTCCGGTATTCATGACCGCGGGTATGGTTGCACGTATTCCTGATTCGTTACTCGATTCTGGCCGTACGCTGACCGTTCACCTTTACAAACTAACCACCGAGCTGTTTACCATTGAAGAGTGGAATCAAGCGTATGGCACTGCCACGGTTTTGATAGTTGTTGTTCTGCTTATCAACACAGTAACCAAGTTGATTGCAGCGAAATTCAATACAGCGACTTACTAA
- a CDS encoding phosphate ABC transporter substrate-binding protein → MKKTVIGALALLGTLTVTPVLAKETISAVGSSSVTPLMEVFSETYMKQHSNVFIEVQGPGSSAGVKAAKNGSADLGMSSRNLKASEKESTLKEEVVARDGIAVVVNPKNGLKGLTAEQVTAIYKGEVTNWKQVGGADKPIVAITRDTASGTRGAFEDIMKLKKKIGDVKVSAISQRAQVANGNGALKTMVASNPFAIGYISLGTVDESVHALSVDGTPATVDNVKNGSYKVARPFLVLYREGKPSAETQKFLDWMLEADAQALVEKKGYISVN, encoded by the coding sequence ATGAAAAAGACAGTAATCGGTGCATTGGCTCTACTAGGCACACTAACAGTAACTCCAGTTTTGGCGAAAGAAACAATTTCTGCAGTTGGCTCTAGCAGCGTGACACCACTGATGGAAGTTTTCTCTGAAACATACATGAAGCAACACTCAAACGTATTTATTGAAGTACAAGGCCCGGGTTCTTCTGCTGGCGTAAAAGCGGCGAAAAACGGAAGTGCTGATTTGGGTATGTCTTCACGTAACCTAAAAGCGTCTGAAAAAGAGTCAACACTTAAGGAAGAAGTGGTTGCTCGTGACGGTATCGCAGTTGTTGTAAACCCAAAGAATGGTCTTAAAGGCCTTACTGCTGAACAAGTAACCGCTATCTACAAAGGCGAAGTGACTAACTGGAAACAAGTTGGTGGCGCAGACAAGCCTATCGTAGCAATCACTCGTGATACAGCGTCGGGTACTCGTGGTGCATTCGAAGACATCATGAAACTTAAAAAGAAAATTGGCGATGTGAAAGTATCTGCAATTTCACAGCGTGCGCAAGTTGCTAACGGTAACGGCGCTCTAAAAACGATGGTTGCAAGCAACCCATTTGCTATCGGCTACATCTCTCTAGGTACGGTTGATGAGTCAGTACACGCTCTATCAGTAGACGGTACGCCAGCAACAGTGGACAACGTTAAGAACGGCTCTTACAAAGTAGCGCGTCCTTTCCTAGTGCTTTACCGTGAAGGTAAGCCATCTGCTGAAACTCAAAAATTCCTAGACTGGATGCTTGAAGCAGACGCACAAGCACTAGTAGAGAAGAAAGGCTACATCTCAGTAAACTAA
- a CDS encoding methyl-accepting chemotaxis protein has protein sequence MNTYLRGFSLKTQVMIPMIMTLIVMSVGVLLSSNGLKQAFVKVTVSADELAEQKDIISDIDDIAFRMRIAAVYGLSELSKLETLPSHLDQSQQTINSLIRPLLSHSDLQKDTRLLESVIKDYITHAKQYVVPAARKNLQENPTDRDFMRQYDQAISQFGTKGEAMIAAIDSLSARMNTLTTQSLTVSEARHDQVLSRSTIGMFALLGLALVSCWLIAGMIVAPISRLQETMREVASGNLLVKADTSGQDEISALSQDVNTTVNKLHDTVDSLVRISVDVASASTELAAVMTQANVNSDQEKHEVEQVASAVTELSSTAENVNVNAVEADSASRQANEMAAQSLQMFEKNDQANLQIASQLNEAATVVTSLQIQSEKIGSVIETIRSISEQTNLLALNAAIEAARAGESGRGFAVVADEVRMLAARTQDSTQEIQNIIEELQTQSGVANDSMQSSLNTLMTNQELSVQVSDAIEGIAQSVDNMAGINTQVATAAEEQSQVTADINRNITNIYELVSQNVAGITQSAAASQELSQLAEEQKSQLSFFEI, from the coding sequence ATGAACACATATTTGAGAGGCTTCTCTTTGAAGACCCAGGTGATGATACCAATGATCATGACGTTAATCGTAATGAGCGTTGGTGTGTTGTTAAGCAGTAATGGACTTAAACAGGCCTTTGTTAAAGTCACGGTTTCGGCCGATGAGTTAGCAGAACAAAAAGACATCATTTCAGATATCGACGACATTGCTTTTAGAATGCGTATTGCCGCGGTTTACGGCCTTTCTGAGTTATCAAAACTTGAGACACTGCCTAGCCACCTAGATCAGAGCCAACAAACCATCAATTCTCTAATACGTCCTCTTTTAAGTCATTCAGACTTACAAAAAGACACACGACTATTAGAAAGTGTCATTAAGGATTACATCACCCACGCTAAACAATATGTTGTTCCTGCTGCTCGCAAAAACTTACAAGAAAACCCGACCGATCGCGACTTTATGCGCCAATACGATCAGGCAATTTCGCAGTTTGGTACCAAGGGAGAAGCGATGATTGCTGCTATTGATTCGCTCTCGGCACGAATGAACACGCTCACAACTCAAAGCCTTACCGTAAGCGAAGCACGTCATGATCAAGTATTGAGCCGCTCAACGATCGGTATGTTTGCCCTTCTTGGGTTGGCACTAGTGAGCTGCTGGCTAATCGCGGGTATGATCGTTGCTCCTATTTCTCGCCTACAAGAAACCATGCGAGAAGTCGCGAGTGGTAATTTACTGGTTAAAGCGGATACTAGCGGCCAAGACGAGATTTCAGCCCTCAGCCAGGACGTCAACACAACCGTAAACAAACTGCATGATACCGTTGATTCCTTGGTACGTATCAGTGTCGATGTGGCATCTGCCTCCACTGAACTTGCCGCAGTCATGACGCAAGCTAACGTCAATTCGGATCAAGAAAAACACGAAGTGGAACAAGTCGCTTCTGCCGTGACTGAACTTTCCAGTACCGCTGAAAACGTCAATGTTAATGCGGTTGAAGCAGACAGCGCGTCGCGTCAAGCTAACGAAATGGCGGCTCAAAGCCTTCAAATGTTTGAGAAGAATGATCAGGCCAACTTGCAAATCGCTTCTCAACTGAACGAAGCCGCAACCGTCGTCACCAGTTTACAAATTCAATCAGAAAAAATTGGCTCTGTTATCGAGACGATTCGTAGCATTTCTGAGCAAACCAACTTACTGGCATTAAACGCTGCAATTGAGGCGGCACGTGCGGGTGAAAGTGGTCGAGGATTTGCGGTAGTTGCGGATGAGGTACGTATGTTAGCAGCTCGTACTCAAGACTCGACTCAGGAAATTCAAAACATCATTGAAGAGCTGCAAACTCAATCTGGTGTGGCGAACGACAGCATGCAATCTAGCCTAAATACTTTAATGACTAACCAAGAGCTGTCTGTTCAGGTTAGCGATGCGATTGAAGGCATTGCTCAGTCTGTTGATAACATGGCGGGGATCAATACCCAAGTGGCAACGGCGGCTGAAGAACAAAGCCAAGTAACGGCTGATATTAATCGCAACATCACCAATATCTATGAGCTTGTCAGCCAAAACGTAGCCGGTATTACTCAATCAGCAGCGGCAAGCCAAGAGCTTTCTCAGCTTGCTGAAGAACAAAAATCTCAACTGAGCTTCTTTGAGATTTAA
- the pstC gene encoding phosphate ABC transporter permease subunit PstC has protein sequence MSIAINSESSMKSENTQQPRGLRRKKGVDWKERIFHFLFLSSAVIGIVSLATIAYFIVLESIPAFREVGVSGIVLGQNWLPPALYGVATMIVASVVSTVGAVLVGVPVGVLTAIFIAEIAPKRLANIIRPAVELLAGIPSVVYGFFGLVIIVPLIQNVFQVPAGNTILAGIIVLGVMILPTVITVSETSIRAVPHSYKEGSLALGASKIFTIFKVLVPAARSGIMTGVILGIARALGETMAIIMVMGNAPAMPEGILDSARTLTANIAIEMSYASGIHANALYATGVVLLVFIMSLNAILLFLNREKAK, from the coding sequence ATGTCCATCGCGATTAATAGTGAATCTTCTATGAAGAGTGAAAATACCCAACAGCCACGTGGTCTTCGCCGTAAAAAAGGTGTCGACTGGAAAGAGCGTATCTTCCATTTCTTATTTCTAAGCAGTGCGGTTATTGGCATTGTTTCTCTCGCTACTATTGCTTACTTCATCGTTCTGGAGAGTATTCCAGCGTTTCGCGAAGTGGGTGTCTCTGGCATCGTATTAGGTCAGAATTGGTTACCGCCAGCCTTGTACGGCGTCGCAACCATGATTGTTGCTTCTGTGGTTTCTACGGTTGGAGCGGTGTTGGTTGGTGTACCTGTTGGTGTGTTAACTGCGATTTTTATTGCAGAAATTGCGCCCAAGCGTTTAGCCAATATCATTCGCCCAGCGGTCGAGCTTTTAGCGGGTATCCCATCGGTAGTTTATGGCTTCTTTGGCTTGGTTATCATCGTGCCATTGATTCAAAACGTTTTCCAAGTTCCTGCGGGTAACACGATTTTGGCCGGTATTATCGTATTGGGCGTCATGATTCTGCCAACGGTAATCACGGTATCAGAAACGTCGATTCGCGCTGTTCCGCATTCTTATAAAGAAGGCTCTTTAGCATTAGGTGCTTCTAAGATTTTCACCATCTTCAAGGTATTGGTTCCGGCGGCGCGTTCGGGGATCATGACGGGTGTTATCTTAGGTATTGCGCGTGCATTGGGTGAAACCATGGCAATCATCATGGTAATGGGTAACGCCCCAGCCATGCCAGAAGGCATTTTGGATTCAGCGCGTACGCTAACCGCCAACATCGCCATTGAAATGTCATACGCAAGTGGCATTCACGCCAATGCACTGTACGCGACAGGCGTAGTATTACTGGTATTTATTATGTCGTTGAATGCGATTCTACTATTTTTGAACCGTGAGAAGGCGAAGTAA
- a CDS encoding methyl-accepting chemotaxis protein, giving the protein MYKFMSGLSIKTQIMVPVIAILVLLTGGVFYGSNGLEKAFNEVSVSVSVHNLADQKDAISEMDDVTFRMRIASVYSLFDESQLNNLSRLLEKSRQDNMDLLRPLRQEPELKEEIASLEDSLNDYVNYTNQFVIPAAKHNLLNENTSSNHEYNQIISAFRAKGEHMIDMIDLLSEELNRIADADLLRTEEQHSRLLDSTTIGMAIILLAAMIFSYYVAGLIVAPIIRLQQIMREIAGGNLTVEAPIDGNNEITALSKDVNTTVNGLRGVVDSMVRISVDVASASTELAAVMTQANANSDQEKHEIEQVASAVNELSSTAANVNENAVDADAASRQADEMANESMKMFEESARANDQMATQLNDAAQVVNTLQVQSEKIGSVIEVIRAISEQTNLLALNAAIEAARAGETGRGFAVVADEVRLLAARTQESTQEIQDIIEELQVQSGVANDSMQSSLTTLTENQELSTQVSSALEGIALSVNNMAGINTQVATAAEEQSQVTDDISRNISNIYDLVSQNVTGITQSATASQELSQLAEQQRTQLSFFKI; this is encoded by the coding sequence ATGTACAAATTTATGAGCGGACTATCTATCAAAACTCAGATCATGGTGCCTGTTATCGCGATCTTAGTTCTGCTCACAGGAGGTGTGTTTTATGGTTCTAATGGATTAGAGAAAGCATTCAACGAGGTATCAGTATCAGTATCAGTACACAATTTGGCTGATCAAAAAGACGCAATTTCAGAAATGGATGACGTAACATTTCGTATGCGTATCGCCTCTGTTTACAGCTTGTTTGATGAGTCACAGTTAAACAACCTATCTCGACTATTAGAGAAAAGCCGTCAAGACAACATGGATTTACTTCGCCCGCTACGACAGGAGCCGGAGCTAAAAGAAGAAATCGCGAGCCTTGAAGACTCTCTTAACGACTATGTTAATTACACGAATCAATTCGTCATCCCTGCTGCAAAGCACAACCTTTTGAACGAAAATACAAGCAGCAACCACGAATACAACCAGATCATTAGTGCATTTCGTGCCAAAGGCGAGCACATGATTGACATGATTGATCTGCTTTCTGAGGAGCTAAACAGAATCGCGGATGCCGATCTATTAAGAACCGAAGAACAACATAGCCGCCTACTTGATTCCACCACGATTGGTATGGCCATCATTCTATTAGCGGCAATGATATTCTCGTACTACGTTGCAGGCCTTATTGTGGCGCCAATTATTCGCCTCCAACAAATCATGCGTGAAATCGCAGGTGGTAACCTCACTGTTGAAGCGCCTATTGACGGTAATAACGAAATCACGGCATTGTCTAAAGATGTCAACACAACCGTAAACGGCCTTCGTGGTGTTGTTGATTCAATGGTACGTATCAGTGTTGATGTGGCATCCGCTTCTACTGAGCTTGCAGCGGTCATGACCCAAGCCAACGCGAATTCAGATCAAGAAAAACACGAAATAGAACAAGTTGCGTCTGCTGTTAACGAACTTTCAAGCACCGCCGCGAACGTCAATGAAAATGCCGTAGATGCAGACGCTGCTTCTCGTCAAGCTGACGAAATGGCAAATGAAAGCATGAAAATGTTTGAAGAAAGTGCACGTGCCAACGATCAAATGGCAACTCAACTGAACGATGCAGCTCAGGTTGTGAACACCCTTCAAGTTCAATCAGAAAAAATTGGTTCTGTTATCGAAGTTATTCGTGCCATTTCAGAGCAAACTAACTTGTTGGCATTAAATGCTGCCATTGAAGCCGCTCGTGCGGGTGAAACTGGCCGTGGCTTTGCTGTGGTAGCTGATGAAGTGCGTTTGCTAGCGGCACGCACGCAAGAGTCAACGCAAGAAATTCAAGATATCATCGAAGAGTTGCAAGTTCAGTCTGGTGTTGCCAATGACAGTATGCAGTCAAGCTTAACAACGTTAACTGAAAACCAAGAGCTTTCTACTCAAGTCAGTAGCGCACTTGAAGGTATCGCTCTGTCTGTCAATAACATGGCAGGGATTAACACTCAGGTTGCGACTGCTGCTGAAGAGCAAAGCCAAGTCACCGACGATATCAGCCGCAATATTTCAAATATATATGACTTAGTGAGCCAAAACGTAACGGGGATTACTCAATCAGCGACCGCAAGCCAAGAGCTTTCTCAACTCGCTGAACAGCAACGAACTCAACTGAGCTTTTTCAAAATTTAG
- the pstB gene encoding phosphate ABC transporter ATP-binding protein PstB: MNKFSIENLDLFYGENQALKSINLPIPKRQVTALIGPSGCGKSTLLRCLNRMNDLIEGVKITGLVSMDGDDIYGNIDVSDLRIKVGMVFQKANPFPMSIYENVAYGLRAQGMKDKKSIDAIVEKSLRGAALWDEVKDRLKSHAFGLSGGQQQRLCIARTIAMEPDVILMDEPTSALDPIATHKIEELMEDLKKDYTIVIVTHSMAQARRISDRTAFFLMGELVEHDDTSVIFSQPRDDRTQGYVNGDFG, from the coding sequence ATGAACAAATTTTCAATCGAAAACCTAGATCTTTTCTACGGTGAAAACCAAGCACTTAAAAGCATCAACTTGCCAATACCTAAGCGCCAAGTTACCGCTCTTATCGGCCCGTCTGGTTGCGGTAAATCAACGCTGCTTCGCTGCTTAAACCGCATGAACGACTTGATTGAAGGTGTGAAGATCACCGGCCTAGTTTCAATGGACGGCGACGACATCTACGGCAACATCGATGTGTCTGATTTGCGTATTAAAGTGGGTATGGTTTTCCAAAAGGCGAATCCATTTCCAATGAGCATCTACGAAAATGTGGCTTATGGCTTGCGTGCTCAAGGCATGAAAGACAAAAAGAGCATTGATGCCATTGTTGAGAAATCACTGCGTGGCGCTGCGTTATGGGATGAAGTAAAAGATCGTCTTAAATCACACGCCTTCGGCCTTTCTGGTGGTCAGCAGCAACGTTTATGTATTGCGCGCACCATTGCAATGGAACCCGATGTGATTCTGATGGACGAACCAACGTCTGCGCTTGATCCTATCGCAACACACAAAATTGAAGAACTGATGGAAGACCTGAAAAAGGACTACACCATCGTTATCGTTACGCACTCAATGGCTCAGGCTCGCCGTATCTCAGACCGCACCGCATTCTTCTTGATGGGTGAACTGGTAGAGCACGACGATACCAGCGTCATCTTCAGCCAACCACGCGACGACCGCACTCAAGGTTACGTAAATGGCGACTTCGGCTAA